One Methanolinea sp. DNA window includes the following coding sequences:
- a CDS encoding Dna2/Cas4 domain-containing protein, whose amino-acid sequence MDSRGEDGSTVMVPVSAVVTAAFCPMRLYLERRTGTPRGPGPRYVLCRQVASHLGRELDPERIWDEALAIDPGIDPSLREFLGECIERCARGGPWPLPRESDLPLASRRFGLVGNVDKVFDAVPHFAVVRAVHAPPSGTHASDRLRVFGYMLLLSDAAGRDVPHGSIEYIPSGVSRSCTPNPVDKRRFLRALESAREVISGKVPARVTGPRCRSCPFHAECLPMGRRLSDILG is encoded by the coding sequence GTGGACTCTCGCGGTGAGGATGGGAGCACCGTGATGGTGCCGGTATCGGCCGTCGTGACGGCCGCCTTCTGCCCGATGCGCTTGTACCTCGAGAGGAGAACGGGGACGCCCAGGGGACCGGGACCGAGATACGTGCTCTGCAGGCAAGTTGCATCCCACCTCGGCAGGGAACTCGACCCGGAGAGGATCTGGGACGAGGCCCTCGCGATCGATCCCGGGATAGATCCCTCGCTCCGGGAGTTCCTCGGTGAATGCATCGAGAGGTGCGCACGGGGAGGTCCATGGCCCCTCCCGCGGGAATCGGACCTCCCCCTCGCGTCGCGCAGGTTCGGCCTCGTGGGAAACGTCGACAAGGTCTTTGACGCGGTCCCGCACTTTGCCGTCGTTCGCGCGGTCCACGCCCCGCCATCCGGCACTCACGCCTCCGACCGGCTGCGCGTCTTCGGCTACATGCTCCTCCTCTCCGATGCCGCGGGGAGGGACGTGCCGCACGGTTCTATCGAGTACATCCCTTCAGGCGTGTCGAGGAGTTGCACGCCGAACCCTGTCGACAAGCGGCGGTTTCTCCGTGCCCTCGAGAGCGCGCGCGAGGTCATCTCCGGGAAGGTTCCCGCGAGGGTGACAGGCCCGCGCTGCAGGTCGTGCCCGTTCCACGCGGAATGCCTCCCGATGGGCAGGAGGCTCTCCGACATCCTCGGGTGA
- a CDS encoding DUF3467 domain-containing protein, with protein sequence MTSHEIAVNIPNTLDPVYSNMIQIAYKEDEFTFIFLHQIPGVNQARAKAIVSITPQHAKTLLAVFSKTMADYEAKFGKVESTGGKQEGESVTTIRGYS encoded by the coding sequence ATGACTTCCCACGAGATCGCCGTCAATATCCCCAACACCCTGGACCCTGTCTACAGTAACATGATCCAGATCGCGTACAAGGAAGATGAATTCACCTTTATCTTCCTCCACCAGATCCCGGGGGTGAACCAGGCGCGTGCGAAGGCGATCGTGAGCATTACCCCGCAGCACGCAAAGACTCTCCTCGCCGTCTTTTCAAAGACCATGGCCGATTACGAGGCGAAGTTCGGGAAGGTCGAATCGACGGGGGGAAAGCAGGAAGGAGAGAGCGTGACGACGATCCGCGGCTATTCATGA
- a CDS encoding DUF5698 domain-containing protein, protein MWEPALLDPLVILVARVIGTSLETIRTNYINRGHSNLATRIGVVKVAIWLFSTGLVFSNLRDVLGITAYVAGYAIGTVIGMRIEERISLGSVIVRVFHPGDPTPLRGEVRRNGFWHHAPRWKGVTARHPLPSSTWSFPARTSGNSSLPSALDTITSSTGWMT, encoded by the coding sequence ATGTGGGAGCCGGCCCTGCTCGATCCCCTCGTCATCCTCGTGGCCCGGGTCATCGGGACGAGCCTCGAGACGATAAGGACGAACTACATCAACCGCGGCCACTCGAACCTCGCCACGAGGATTGGGGTGGTCAAGGTCGCGATATGGCTCTTCTCGACGGGGCTCGTCTTCTCGAATCTCCGGGACGTCCTCGGGATCACCGCGTACGTAGCCGGTTATGCCATCGGGACGGTCATCGGGATGCGGATCGAGGAGAGGATAAGTCTCGGGAGTGTCATCGTCAGGGTGTTCCACCCGGGAGACCCTACTCCCCTTCGTGGAGAAGTGCGGCGAAATGGGTTTTGGCATCACGCGCCTCGATGGAAGGGGGTAACCGCGCGTCACCCGTTGCCGTCCTCTACATGGTCGTTCCCCGCGCGCACCTCCGGGAACTCCTCTCTCCCCTCGGCACTGGATACGATTACCTCATCTACAGGGTGGATGACGTGA
- a CDS encoding N-formylglutamate amidohydrolase, with protein MKKRLPILVSIPHCGVRVPREVRSRVSLSDRALSYYSDPASDLLYDMGDSVISCLRSEISRVVVDLNRPPYHLPPRYPDGVVKTRTSLGQPVWKDGWQPDLPCIHRLLLSHYFPYHAEIDRVLLAHKPSRRILAGLDCHTMVPVGLPGQPDEGKKRPLFCLSNNGDGTGNARPGALPTCPAGWILALRDSIREHFAGKGGVEINHPFHGGFIVNAHYWHTGVPWIQVEMNRAVYESARSSPDTGSIVDGERVEETRETLREVLAEWVRVLRACTP; from the coding sequence GTGAAAAAGAGGCTCCCGATCCTCGTCTCAATCCCGCACTGCGGGGTCCGCGTCCCGCGAGAGGTGCGGTCCCGGGTATCCCTTTCCGATCGCGCACTCTCCTACTACAGCGATCCCGCGTCAGACCTCCTCTACGACATGGGGGACAGCGTCATTTCCTGCCTCCGCTCCGAGATCTCGCGCGTGGTCGTCGACCTCAACAGGCCGCCGTACCACCTTCCCCCCCGCTACCCCGACGGTGTCGTCAAGACGAGGACATCCCTCGGGCAGCCCGTGTGGAAGGACGGGTGGCAGCCGGATCTCCCCTGCATCCACAGGCTCCTGCTCTCCCACTACTTCCCGTACCACGCCGAGATCGACCGCGTTCTCCTCGCCCACAAACCATCCCGGAGGATCCTCGCGGGCCTCGACTGCCACACGATGGTCCCCGTGGGACTCCCGGGGCAGCCCGACGAGGGGAAGAAGAGACCCCTCTTCTGCCTCTCCAACAACGGTGATGGCACCGGCAATGCGCGGCCCGGTGCCCTCCCGACATGCCCCGCGGGGTGGATACTGGCGCTGAGGGACTCGATCCGCGAGCATTTCGCGGGCAAGGGGGGAGTCGAGATCAACCACCCGTTCCACGGCGGCTTCATCGTGAATGCACACTACTGGCACACGGGTGTCCCCTGGATCCAGGTCGAGATGAACCGCGCCGTCTACGAGTCTGCCCGGTCTTCCCCCGATACAGGGAGCATCGTCGACGGGGAGAGGGTGGAAGAGACGAGGGAGACCCTCCGTGAAGTCCTCGCGGAATGGGTCAGGGTCCTGCGCGCATGCACCCCGTGA
- a CDS encoding GNAT family N-acetyltransferase — protein sequence MPVPELMYTERLLLRPFHRGDAAALRGALDDPAIAAGVLGDSCPSTPEDALDWILRQEEGRRKGTSFVYAVCERDTGILAGAAGLRVNAEHAHAELGYWICRPFRGRGYAREAVSALLELGFFGLGLHRVYARHLAWNAPSARVLSATGFRHEGTLAGHALWWGTFHDVEVYGICVADYLRDYVSRSGTGWRDGRDDG from the coding sequence GTGCCGGTCCCGGAACTGATGTACACGGAGAGACTGCTGCTGCGGCCATTTCACCGCGGCGATGCCGCGGCCCTCCGCGGGGCCCTCGACGACCCCGCGATCGCGGCAGGGGTACTCGGCGATTCCTGCCCCTCGACCCCGGAGGATGCACTCGACTGGATACTCCGTCAGGAGGAGGGGAGGAGAAAGGGGACTTCATTTGTCTACGCGGTGTGCGAGAGGGATACCGGCATCCTCGCCGGGGCTGCGGGTCTTAGGGTCAACGCGGAGCACGCGCACGCGGAACTCGGGTACTGGATCTGCAGGCCCTTTCGGGGGAGGGGATACGCGAGGGAGGCTGTATCAGCCCTCCTGGAACTCGGTTTCTTCGGCCTCGGCCTCCACCGCGTCTACGCGCGGCACCTCGCGTGGAACGCTCCATCCGCCCGCGTCCTCTCGGCTACCGGGTTCAGGCACGAGGGGACACTCGCGGGGCACGCCCTTTGGTGGGGGACCTTCCACGACGTCGAGGTATACGGTATCTGTGTCGCCGACTACCTCAGGGACTACGTCTCCCGGAGCGGGACGGGATGGAGAGACGGGAGGGATGACGGGTGA
- a CDS encoding SIS domain-containing protein → MQETERVLKVYGDFAREVFCTIERMEPEIDRLAGEIDSARAIHLYGFGRSGSAALAMAIRLRHFLAPEKQVFWLGDQVRDPVRKDDLAIFFSRSGKRDEVLSHFRNATRKGACCIAVTGSSSSVLARESHQSIILPSLEGGIPYGGGDFELAAWIFQEIFLTAYGRSRGIPDWKVTANHV, encoded by the coding sequence ATGCAGGAGACGGAGAGGGTCTTGAAAGTGTACGGGGATTTCGCCCGCGAAGTGTTCTGCACCATCGAGAGGATGGAGCCGGAGATCGATCGCCTCGCGGGGGAGATTGATTCTGCCCGCGCGATTCACTTGTACGGATTCGGGCGGAGCGGCAGTGCCGCGCTCGCGATGGCGATACGACTCCGGCACTTCCTCGCGCCGGAAAAACAGGTCTTCTGGCTCGGGGACCAGGTCCGGGACCCGGTGAGGAAGGATGACCTCGCGATCTTCTTCTCGAGGTCCGGCAAGAGGGACGAAGTCCTCTCGCACTTCCGCAATGCCACGCGGAAAGGAGCGTGCTGCATTGCCGTGACGGGTTCGTCCTCCTCGGTCCTCGCGAGGGAATCGCACCAGTCGATAATCCTGCCATCGCTCGAGGGGGGGATCCCGTACGGCGGGGGCGATTTCGAGCTCGCCGCCTGGATCTTCCAGGAGATCTTCCTGACCGCGTACGGGAGGTCGAGGGGTATCCCAGATTGGAAGGTCACCGCGAACCATGTCTGA
- the hypD gene encoding hydrogenase formation protein HypD: protein MASVGREISEKLGELVDRDITIMHICGTHEASISRSGLRRMLPPGLKVVMGPGCPVCITPQGEIDAALELAGRGYTIATYGDLLRVPGSSGSLESSGGDVRVVQGIHRAVEIARNTRKEVVFISVGFETTAPTVAATILSRPPENFSILSCHRLVPPAMKWLLEQGEAHLHGFILPGHVCTVAGYRDYEQFPVPQVVAGFEPEDILLGLLMLVKQIRNGEARVENAYPRAVTREGNRRAMEMMYEVFAPVDAEWRGFPVIPASGLKLRPEFEQYDAEKKFDLSIRHVEKHTACICDRVLRGIASPTDCRLYGTACTPRKPVGPCMVSHEGACRIWYTYRSHGA, encoded by the coding sequence ATGGCTTCCGTGGGAAGGGAAATATCGGAAAAACTCGGGGAACTCGTCGACAGGGACATCACCATCATGCACATCTGCGGGACGCACGAGGCCTCGATCTCGCGTTCTGGGCTCCGGCGGATGCTCCCCCCGGGATTGAAGGTCGTGATGGGTCCCGGCTGCCCTGTCTGCATCACGCCGCAGGGGGAGATCGATGCCGCGCTCGAACTCGCGGGCAGGGGGTATACCATCGCGACGTACGGCGATCTCCTCAGGGTCCCGGGGAGCAGCGGATCGCTCGAGTCCTCCGGCGGGGACGTGAGGGTCGTGCAGGGGATCCACAGGGCGGTCGAGATCGCGCGGAATACGAGGAAGGAGGTTGTCTTCATCTCCGTCGGTTTCGAGACCACCGCACCCACGGTCGCCGCGACCATCCTCTCAAGGCCCCCCGAGAACTTCAGCATCCTCTCCTGCCACCGGCTCGTCCCCCCCGCGATGAAGTGGCTCCTCGAGCAAGGGGAGGCGCACCTCCACGGGTTCATCCTCCCGGGGCACGTGTGCACCGTCGCGGGGTACAGGGACTACGAGCAGTTCCCTGTCCCCCAGGTCGTCGCGGGATTCGAACCGGAGGACATCCTCCTCGGTCTCCTCATGCTCGTGAAGCAGATAAGGAACGGGGAAGCACGCGTGGAGAATGCGTACCCCCGGGCGGTCACGAGGGAGGGGAACAGGAGGGCAATGGAGATGATGTACGAGGTCTTTGCGCCCGTGGACGCCGAGTGGCGCGGCTTTCCCGTCATCCCCGCATCAGGCCTCAAGCTCCGGCCGGAATTCGAACAGTACGACGCCGAGAAGAAGTTCGACCTTTCCATCCGCCACGTGGAGAAACATACCGCGTGCATCTGTGACAGGGTACTCCGGGGGATCGCGTCGCCGACGGACTGCAGGCTCTACGGGACCGCATGCACGCCCCGAAAGCCTGTTGGACCCTGCATGGTGAGCCACGAGGGGGCGTGCAGGATATGGTATACATACAGGTCGCATGGAGCATGA
- a CDS encoding mechanosensitive ion channel, whose amino-acid sequence MPWIPALHGNVLSVFILLSGAVIAVVLFFCVGWLQKKADRTASQIDDIVLAAIGTPAVIATFIVSIYLALRFADLPPSLDWLVDSKYFNAVYIILGAWAVSSFAYNFISTYGHRIASVTATDIDDRMVALGLIVVKYIIWFAALLLILHILEVDITPLLAGAGIVTLAVALAAQDIFSNFFGGAVIAVDKPFRLNDRIQIDQFSGDVIHVGPRSTRIRTLDNQIVTIPNSKLVNNYIVNYAMPEPRMKVRIPVGVAYGSDVRKVKETLTAIAREAAETYPFILAEPAPVAYFLEFGESSLNFQLVVWINDFSLAFETKDALNMLIADRFAREGIEIPFPQLDVRVRDRGG is encoded by the coding sequence ATGCCGTGGATCCCCGCCCTCCACGGGAACGTCCTCTCGGTCTTTATCCTCCTGTCCGGTGCCGTCATCGCGGTAGTGCTCTTCTTTTGCGTTGGCTGGCTGCAGAAGAAGGCAGACAGGACGGCCTCCCAGATCGACGATATCGTCCTTGCGGCCATCGGTACCCCGGCGGTCATCGCGACGTTCATCGTCTCGATCTACCTCGCACTCAGGTTCGCGGACCTCCCCCCCTCGCTCGACTGGCTGGTAGACAGCAAGTACTTCAACGCGGTGTACATCATCCTCGGCGCGTGGGCGGTCTCGAGCTTCGCATACAACTTCATCAGCACGTACGGACACCGGATCGCCTCCGTCACCGCGACGGACATCGACGACAGGATGGTCGCTCTCGGGCTCATCGTGGTGAAGTACATCATATGGTTCGCGGCGCTCCTCCTCATCCTCCACATCCTTGAAGTCGATATCACGCCGCTGCTCGCGGGCGCGGGTATCGTGACACTCGCGGTCGCCCTCGCGGCGCAGGACATATTCTCCAACTTCTTCGGGGGCGCGGTCATCGCGGTCGACAAGCCGTTCCGCCTGAACGACCGCATCCAGATCGACCAGTTCTCTGGGGACGTGATCCACGTGGGCCCGAGGAGCACGCGCATCAGGACCCTCGACAACCAGATCGTCACGATACCGAACTCGAAGCTCGTGAACAATTACATCGTGAATTACGCCATGCCCGAGCCCCGGATGAAGGTCAGGATCCCTGTCGGCGTGGCGTACGGTTCTGACGTGAGGAAGGTCAAGGAGACGCTCACTGCGATCGCGAGGGAGGCCGCGGAGACTTACCCGTTCATCCTCGCCGAACCGGCACCCGTCGCCTACTTCCTCGAGTTCGGGGAGTCGAGCCTGAACTTCCAGCTCGTCGTCTGGATCAACGATTTTTCCCTCGCGTTCGAGACGAAGGATGCCCTGAACATGCTCATCGCGGACCGGTTCGCGAGGGAAGGGATCGAGATCCCGTTCCCGCAGCTGGACGTCCGCGTCAGGGACCGGGGCGGCTGA
- a CDS encoding sugar phosphate isomerase/epimerase: protein MIGISTFCLHDRPLESALEELSSRTGLVEIMDDGLHRLESAELLESFPFRYMFHAPCRSINIASIHEPIRKASVEVIGNAFDIASEVGANVVVHPGYFAWKQERERALSQMKRSLRELSVRASERSIAFFVENMGNWDYFFLREPSELELLDGIGLALDVGHAHLNRCLPGFLEARISHVHLHDNDGKEDAHLAVGRGTIDFHPVLRAIRRDAAVPVLEVASLEGTDESIRALAKMQGHL, encoded by the coding sequence ATGATAGGGATCTCGACGTTCTGCCTCCACGATAGACCGCTCGAGTCTGCCCTCGAGGAGCTCTCGTCGCGGACCGGCCTCGTGGAGATAATGGACGACGGGCTCCACCGCCTCGAGTCCGCGGAATTACTCGAGTCTTTCCCATTCCGCTACATGTTCCACGCGCCGTGCCGGAGCATCAACATCGCGAGCATCCACGAGCCCATCAGGAAGGCGAGCGTCGAGGTGATCGGGAACGCGTTCGACATCGCGTCGGAGGTCGGGGCGAACGTGGTCGTCCACCCCGGTTACTTCGCGTGGAAACAGGAGAGGGAACGCGCACTCTCGCAGATGAAACGGTCGCTCCGCGAGCTCTCTGTCCGCGCGTCGGAGAGGAGCATCGCGTTTTTCGTCGAGAACATGGGGAATTGGGACTACTTCTTCCTGCGCGAACCGTCGGAACTCGAGCTCCTCGATGGCATAGGCCTCGCCCTCGACGTGGGGCATGCCCACCTCAACCGTTGTCTCCCCGGCTTCCTCGAGGCAAGGATATCACACGTCCACCTCCACGACAACGACGGGAAGGAGGACGCGCACCTCGCCGTGGGCAGGGGCACCATCGATTTCCACCCTGTCCTGCGGGCAATCCGGAGGGATGCCGCCGTGCCCGTGCTCGAGGTAGCCTCGCTCGAGGGGACGGACGAGAGCATCCGTGCACTCGCCAAGATGCAGGGGCACCTGTGA